The following are from one region of the Numenius arquata chromosome 23, bNumArq3.hap1.1, whole genome shotgun sequence genome:
- the LOC141474801 gene encoding feather keratin Cos1-1/Cos1-3/Cos2-1-like, translating into MSCYNQCLPCRPCGPTPLANSCNEPCVRQCQNSTVVIEPPAVVVTLPGPILSSFPQNTLVGSSTSAAVGSILSCDGEPITSGSCDLSGISSRYYGRRSLPC; encoded by the coding sequence atgtcctgctacaaccagtgcctgccctgccggccctgtggcccgaccccactggccaacagctgcaacgagccctgtgtcaggcagtgccagaactccaccgtcgtcattgagcctcctgctgtggtagtgaccctgcctggccccatcctcagctccttccctcagaacaccttggtgggatcctccacctctgctgctgttggcagcatcctcagctgtgatggagagcccatcacctctgggagctgtgacctctctggcatttccagccgctactatggcagaaggtccctcccCTGTTAA